Proteins encoded in a region of the Mycolicibacterium chitae genome:
- the ettA gene encoding energy-dependent translational throttle protein EttA produces MAEFIYTMKKVRKAHGDKVILDDVTLNFLPGAKIGVVGPNGAGKSSVLRIMAGLDKPNNGEAFLANDASVGILLQEPPLDETKTVRENVEEGVPIKAKLNRYNEVAELMATDYSDELMEEMGKLQEELDAADAWDIDSQLEQAMDALRCPPPDEPVTHLSGGERRRVALCKLLLSKPDLLLLDEPTNHLDAESVLWLEQHLAAYPGAILAVTHDRYFLDNVAEWILELDRGRAYPYEGNYSTYLEKKAERLEVQGKKDQKLQKRLKDELAWVRSGAKARQAKNKARLQRYEEMAIEAEKTRKLDFEEIQIPVGPRLGNLVVEVEHLDKGFDGRQLIKDLSFTLPRNGIVGVIGPNGVGKTTLFKTIVGLEQPDSGVVRVGDTVKLSYVDQNRAGIDPKKNVWEVVSDGLDYIQVGQNEIPSRAYVSAFGFKGADQQKPAGVLSGGERNRLNLALTLKQGGNLILLDEPTNDLDVETLGSLENALESFPGCAVVISHDRWFLDRTCTHILAWEGDDANPAKWFWFEGNFGAYEENKVERLGEEAARPHRVTHRKLTRD; encoded by the coding sequence ATGGCTGAGTTCATCTACACGATGAAAAAGGTCCGCAAGGCGCACGGCGACAAGGTCATCCTCGACGACGTCACGCTGAACTTCCTCCCCGGAGCCAAGATCGGTGTGGTGGGCCCCAACGGGGCCGGCAAGTCGAGCGTCTTGCGGATCATGGCGGGCCTGGACAAGCCCAACAACGGCGAGGCCTTCCTGGCCAACGACGCGAGCGTCGGCATCCTGTTGCAGGAGCCGCCGCTGGACGAGACCAAGACCGTGCGGGAGAACGTCGAAGAGGGCGTTCCCATCAAGGCCAAGCTCAACCGGTACAACGAGGTTGCCGAGCTGATGGCCACCGATTACTCCGACGAGCTGATGGAGGAGATGGGCAAGCTCCAGGAGGAGCTCGACGCCGCTGACGCGTGGGACATCGACTCGCAGCTCGAGCAGGCGATGGACGCGCTGCGCTGCCCGCCGCCGGACGAGCCGGTGACCCACCTCTCCGGTGGTGAGCGCCGTCGCGTGGCGCTGTGCAAGCTGCTGCTGAGCAAGCCGGACCTGCTGCTGCTCGACGAGCCCACCAACCACCTCGACGCCGAGAGCGTGCTGTGGCTCGAGCAGCACCTGGCCGCCTACCCGGGCGCCATCCTGGCGGTCACCCACGACCGGTACTTCCTGGACAACGTCGCCGAGTGGATCCTCGAGCTCGACCGTGGCCGCGCCTACCCCTACGAGGGCAACTACTCCACGTACCTGGAGAAGAAGGCCGAGCGGCTCGAGGTCCAGGGCAAGAAGGACCAGAAGCTGCAGAAGCGGCTCAAGGACGAACTGGCCTGGGTCCGCTCGGGCGCCAAGGCCCGCCAGGCCAAGAACAAGGCCCGGCTGCAGCGCTACGAGGAAATGGCGATCGAGGCGGAGAAGACCCGCAAGCTCGATTTCGAGGAGATCCAGATCCCGGTCGGTCCCCGGCTGGGCAACCTCGTGGTCGAGGTCGAGCATCTCGACAAGGGCTTCGACGGCCGCCAGTTGATCAAGGACCTGTCGTTCACGTTGCCGCGCAACGGCATCGTCGGCGTCATCGGTCCCAACGGCGTGGGCAAGACGACGCTGTTCAAGACCATCGTCGGTCTCGAACAGCCCGACAGCGGCGTCGTCCGCGTCGGTGACACCGTCAAGCTCAGCTACGTCGACCAGAACCGCGCCGGCATCGACCCGAAGAAGAACGTGTGGGAGGTCGTCTCCGACGGTCTGGACTACATCCAGGTCGGTCAGAACGAGATCCCCTCGCGCGCCTACGTCTCGGCCTTCGGCTTCAAGGGCGCCGATCAGCAGAAGCCGGCCGGGGTGCTCTCCGGTGGTGAGCGCAACCGCCTGAACCTGGCGCTGACGCTCAAGCAGGGCGGCAACCTGATCCTGCTCGACGAGCCGACCAACGACCTCGACGTCGAGACCCTGGGTTCGCTGGAGAACGCGCTCGAGAGCTTCCCGGGTTGCGCGGTGGTCATCAGCCACGACCGGTGGTTCCTGGACCGCACGTGTACGCACATCCTGGCGTGGGAAGGCGACGACGCGAACCCGGCCAAGTGGTTCTGGTTCGAGGGCAACTTCGGGGCCTACGAGGAGAACAAGGTCGAGCGTCTCGGTGAAGAGGCGGCGCGTCCGCACCGAGTGACCCACCGCAAGCTCACCCGCGACTAG
- a CDS encoding sensor domain-containing protein: MTYGNYHPGGPEYTGPPGPQYPYGQPPAGVPYPPAQPYGGYGPYGPPPGPGGYPPPYPHPPTNPLATWSIVFAFLFAPVGAVLGHLALGQIARTGQRGRDRALIGVTLSYALIAVAVVGVALSLVLASGPRENSSVTATAPDQVVSPTQPTAPSRQLPATAPVLLSLDEVRSLLDMPRMSETKSGSGGGSGEAGDASADPAECVGAVAPGIDTVYDKSGAVGFQRSSFSDTSNATMVEQLAAEFRSPAAARDFVAENRAQWQECAGKTFTVTASSGDLSWDIGTPGGTAERVTLQNTITTGPGVPQARIMAVRGKTVIEVSLVSPSVSGEAGTIADRILARIPS, encoded by the coding sequence ATGACCTACGGCAACTACCACCCGGGAGGTCCTGAGTACACGGGTCCGCCGGGGCCTCAGTATCCGTATGGGCAGCCGCCGGCCGGCGTGCCCTACCCGCCTGCGCAGCCCTACGGCGGGTACGGCCCGTACGGTCCGCCACCGGGCCCGGGCGGCTATCCGCCGCCATACCCGCACCCGCCGACGAACCCGCTGGCGACGTGGTCGATCGTGTTCGCGTTCCTGTTCGCCCCCGTCGGCGCGGTGCTGGGCCACCTGGCGCTGGGTCAGATCGCTCGCACCGGGCAGCGGGGCCGCGACCGCGCGCTGATCGGGGTGACGCTGTCGTATGCGCTCATCGCCGTCGCTGTCGTCGGGGTGGCGCTGTCCTTGGTCCTGGCCAGTGGGCCCCGGGAGAACTCCTCGGTGACCGCGACGGCACCGGATCAGGTGGTCTCCCCCACCCAGCCGACGGCACCGTCGCGACAACTGCCGGCGACGGCACCGGTGTTGCTGAGCCTCGACGAGGTGCGTTCGCTGCTGGACATGCCCCGGATGAGCGAGACGAAGTCCGGTTCCGGCGGCGGCTCCGGGGAAGCCGGCGACGCGAGCGCGGATCCGGCGGAGTGCGTGGGTGCGGTGGCCCCGGGCATCGACACCGTCTACGACAAGAGCGGCGCGGTCGGGTTCCAGCGCTCGAGCTTCAGCGACACCAGCAACGCGACCATGGTCGAGCAGCTCGCCGCGGAGTTCCGCAGCCCCGCCGCGGCGCGCGACTTCGTCGCCGAGAACCGGGCGCAATGGCAGGAGTGCGCGGGCAAGACCTTCACCGTCACGGCCTCCAGCGGCGATCTGAGCTGGGACATCGGCACCCCGGGCGGGACCGCCGAGCGCGTCACGCTGCAGAACACCATCACCACCGGGCCGGGTGTGCCGCAGGCCCGCATCATGGCGGTGCGCGGCAAAACCGTCATCGAGGTCAGCCTGGTGTCGCCCAGCGTCTCCGGCGAGGCCGGGACGATCGCCGACCGCATCCTGGCGCGAATCCCGTCCTGA
- the ssb gene encoding single-stranded DNA-binding protein, translating into MFDTSLTVIGRLVNAPVLRRVGDAQVANFRLASNSRRRTPDGTWEQGNSLFLNVSCWGNLGIGVAASLAKGDAVVVTGFVYTSEYDDRDGNRRSSLEMRAHAVGPDLAYYVVKVGRVVDNEQPDAEVYQDERLSDAAAVDLLDEPEPLPV; encoded by the coding sequence ATGTTCGACACCTCCTTGACCGTCATCGGCCGACTCGTGAATGCTCCCGTCCTGCGCCGGGTCGGTGACGCCCAAGTGGCCAACTTCCGGCTGGCCAGCAACTCCCGGCGGCGCACCCCCGACGGCACCTGGGAGCAGGGCAACTCGTTGTTCCTGAACGTGAGCTGCTGGGGCAACCTCGGCATCGGCGTCGCCGCCAGCCTGGCCAAGGGTGACGCGGTGGTGGTCACCGGGTTCGTCTACACCAGCGAGTACGACGATCGCGACGGCAACCGCCGCTCCTCGCTGGAGATGCGCGCCCATGCCGTCGGACCCGACCTGGCGTACTACGTCGTCAAGGTGGGCCGGGTGGTCGACAACGAACAACCCGATGCCGAGGTCTATCAGGACGAGCGGTTGTCGGATGCCGCGGCCGTCGATCTCCTCGACGAGCCCGAGCCGCTGCCCGTCTGA
- a CDS encoding HNH endonuclease translates to MAQRKRNLARRMGSRASANPTGPSGGTSLHSVETAAAPPHAPYDGVSLWSRRRVLLLNATYEPLTALPMRRAIVMVLCGKADVVHDDPAGPVVHSATRAIAVPSVIRLRTYVRVPYRARIPMTRAALMHRDRFRCAYCGTKADTIDHVVPRSRGGEHTWENCVACCSTCNHRKADKLLSELGWDLRLAPLPPKGQHWRLLSTIKELDPAWMRYLGEGAA, encoded by the coding sequence ATGGCGCAGCGCAAACGCAACCTGGCTAGAAGGATGGGCTCCCGAGCGTCGGCTAACCCGACGGGGCCCAGCGGGGGCACGTCGCTGCACAGTGTGGAAACCGCCGCAGCACCCCCGCACGCCCCCTATGACGGCGTCTCGCTGTGGAGTCGACGACGGGTCCTGTTGCTCAACGCCACCTACGAACCGCTGACCGCGCTGCCCATGCGGCGGGCGATCGTCATGGTGCTCTGCGGCAAGGCCGACGTGGTGCACGACGACCCCGCCGGCCCCGTCGTGCACTCCGCGACGCGCGCCATCGCGGTGCCCTCGGTGATCCGGCTGCGCACCTACGTGCGGGTGCCTTACCGCGCCCGGATCCCGATGACCCGGGCGGCGCTGATGCACCGGGACCGGTTCCGCTGCGCCTACTGCGGCACCAAGGCCGACACCATCGACCACGTGGTGCCCCGCAGCCGCGGCGGCGAGCACACCTGGGAGAACTGCGTGGCGTGCTGTTCGACGTGCAACCACCGCAAGGCCGACAAGCTGCTTTCCGAGCTCGGCTGGGACCTGCGGTTGGCGCCGCTGCCCCCGAAGGGACAGCACTGGCGGCTGCTGTCGACCATCAAGGAGCTCGATCCGGCCTGGATGCGCTACCTCGGCGAGGGCGCGGCCTGA
- a CDS encoding acyl-CoA thioesterase yields the protein MGERYITPVPVRWSDIDMYQHINHATMVTILEEARVPFLSDAFGPTITTTGLLIAEVKVSYKGQLRLVDSPLQVTIWVNRLRAVDFTLGYEVRSVNADPDSRPAVIAETQLAAFDIDEQKLVRLSPEHREYLQRWLR from the coding sequence ATGGGCGAGCGTTACATCACACCGGTCCCGGTGCGTTGGTCGGACATCGACATGTACCAACACATCAACCATGCGACCATGGTGACCATCCTCGAGGAGGCCCGGGTTCCGTTCCTGTCCGACGCCTTCGGCCCCACCATCACCACCACCGGACTGCTGATCGCCGAGGTCAAGGTGTCCTACAAGGGGCAGCTGCGGCTGGTGGATTCGCCACTGCAGGTGACCATCTGGGTGAACCGGCTGCGCGCGGTCGATTTCACGCTGGGCTACGAGGTCCGGTCGGTCAACGCCGATCCGGATTCGCGGCCCGCCGTCATCGCCGAAACCCAGCTGGCCGCTTTCGATATCGACGAACAGAAGCTGGTCCGGCTCTCGCCGGAGCACCGCGAGTACCTGCAGCGGTGGCTGCGGTGA
- the ctaJ gene encoding aa3-type cytochrome oxidase subunit CtaJ: protein MIIGVTLAVGAFFALLTLPKKGPRPPSYKLPEEWTHGPLLWAATEEKIGSAGHGHGAEFTVGGGASGKW from the coding sequence ATCATCATCGGCGTGACGCTGGCGGTCGGCGCGTTCTTCGCGCTGCTGACATTGCCGAAAAAGGGACCGCGCCCGCCGTCCTACAAGCTGCCCGAGGAGTGGACCCACGGCCCGCTGCTGTGGGCCGCCACCGAAGAGAAGATCGGCAGCGCCGGGCACGGCCACGGCGCCGAGTTCACCGTGGGAGGTGGCGCAAGTGGCAAGTGGTGA
- a CDS encoding NAD-glutamate dehydrogenase — MTVNQPKAHAATPHDRPGADSPSPTPPPSEAAATVRAALQETYRGPHGDAPQTDRGDIVDDAALAAQLELGRRRERGETKVAYLPGPDSALLIVTDQSAMLMDSVTVLMHRVGLAYTAIMNPTLRVRRDDTGELRALEPVTDAADTADDNTDDNETWIHIQLAPTADRRTVAKVEDLIPNVLSDSRQVARDSAAMATELRQLAEHLDGDAADDAGAERRDVAEWLRWLLDGHFVLLGYQRCPVSDGRATVEESSRLGVLRWREEVLPELTGNGETLVLAQATAPSYLRYGAYPYVVVVRDRGGSTTVEHRFVGLFTIAAMNDNVLDIPLISRRVQEALRLAGQDPSRPGQLLLDIIQTVPRSELFALSAQELLDMAMTVIDLGSRRRTLLFARADQLGHFVSSLVYLPRDRYTTAVRLEMQDILVREFGGTGIEYSARVSESPWALVHFTVKLPQGTRPRDVDVSPENKTRIQGLLTQAARTWGDRFLGAAVGDAIDQSTAEHYATALPESYRQAVSPVDALADIGIIEGLADGGVQLIFAGDTETRIHRLTWYLGGRSASLSELLPMLQSMGVVVLDERPFSVTRPDGLQVWIYQFRISPHPTVPPAEADEIDDVAQRFADTVTAIWKGSVEIDRFNELVLRAGLTWQQVVVLRSYAKYLRQAGFPYSQAHIESVMNDNAHTARSLIELYEAVFDPALGESAAESGRSQAAQAAAAAVAADIDALVSLDTDRVLRAFASLIQATLRTNYFVTADGSARGQGVLATKLNPGLIDELPLPRPKFEIFVYSPRVEGVHLRFGAVARGGLRWSDRREDFRTEVLGLVKAQAVKNAVIVPVGAKGGFVVKQPALPTGDAAADREATRAEGVACYRLFIGGLLDLTDNVDTTSGAVLPPPQVVRRDGDDAYLVVAADKGTATFSDIANEVAGSYGFWLGDAFASGGSVGYDHKAMGITAKGAWESVKRHFRELGVDTQAQDFTVVGIGDMSGDVFGNGMLLSPHIRLVAAFNHLHIFVDPQPDAARSWEERKRLFELPRSTWDDYDKSLISAGGGVFSRQQKSIPISAEIRTALGLSDDVTEMTPPALVKAVLKAPVDLLWNGGIGTYIKAEAESDAEVGDRTNDPLRVNANQVRAKVIGEGGNLGVTPRGRVEFDLCGGRINTDALDNSAGVDCSDHEVNIKILVDSLVTQDKVRPDQRSELLESMTDEVGALVLADNAAQNDLMGTSRTNAASLLNVHARQIKELEDTAGLNRELEVLPADKEIHRRTEAGMGLTSPELATLMAHVKLALKDQVLACELPDQDVFAARLPAYFPAQLRDRFVPEIRHHQLRREIVTTMLVNDVVDTAGISFAYRVTEDTGVSYVDAVRSYVATDAIFGIGDTWRRIRSTALETRMPVEVSDRMTLDLRRLIDRSCRWLLNNRPQPLAVGAEINRFGAKVAALRPQMPKWLRGDDRAIVAKEAGEFTDQGAPEDLAYLVATGLYQYSLLDIIDVADIADRDEAEVADTYFALMDALGADGLLTAVSGLARDDRWHALARLAIRDDLYSSLRLLTLDVLAVGEPEETGEEKIAEWQQTNASRLERARRTLTELRAHESHDLATLSVAARQIRNMTRASGTGASG, encoded by the coding sequence ATGACGGTGAATCAGCCCAAGGCCCACGCGGCCACCCCGCACGACCGCCCGGGAGCTGATTCGCCCAGTCCGACACCGCCGCCGTCCGAGGCGGCGGCGACGGTGCGGGCGGCGCTGCAGGAGACCTACCGGGGCCCGCACGGCGACGCCCCGCAGACCGACCGCGGCGACATCGTCGACGACGCCGCGCTGGCGGCTCAGCTGGAGCTGGGCCGCCGGCGGGAGCGCGGCGAGACCAAGGTGGCCTACCTGCCGGGGCCCGACTCCGCGCTGCTGATCGTCACCGACCAGTCCGCGATGCTGATGGATTCGGTGACCGTGCTGATGCACCGGGTCGGGCTCGCCTACACCGCGATCATGAATCCCACGCTGCGGGTACGCCGCGACGACACCGGCGAGTTGCGCGCACTCGAACCCGTCACCGACGCCGCCGACACCGCCGACGACAACACCGACGACAACGAGACCTGGATCCACATCCAGCTCGCCCCGACCGCCGACCGGCGCACCGTCGCGAAGGTCGAAGACCTGATCCCCAACGTGCTCAGCGACAGCCGCCAGGTGGCCCGCGACTCCGCGGCCATGGCCACCGAACTGCGGCAACTGGCCGAACACCTCGACGGCGACGCCGCGGATGACGCCGGGGCCGAACGCCGCGACGTCGCCGAATGGCTGCGGTGGCTGCTCGACGGGCACTTCGTCCTGCTGGGCTACCAGCGCTGCCCGGTCAGCGACGGGCGGGCCACCGTCGAGGAATCCAGCCGGCTCGGCGTGCTGCGCTGGCGTGAAGAGGTCCTGCCGGAGCTCACCGGCAACGGCGAGACGCTGGTGCTCGCGCAGGCGACCGCGCCCAGCTACCTGCGCTACGGCGCCTACCCGTACGTGGTGGTGGTGCGCGACCGCGGCGGCTCCACCACCGTCGAGCACCGCTTCGTCGGGCTGTTCACCATCGCCGCCATGAACGACAACGTGCTCGACATCCCGCTGATCTCCCGGCGGGTCCAGGAGGCGCTGCGGCTGGCCGGTCAGGACCCCAGCCGGCCCGGACAACTGCTGCTCGACATCATCCAGACCGTGCCGCGCTCGGAACTGTTCGCGCTGTCGGCCCAAGAGCTGCTCGACATGGCGATGACGGTGATCGACCTCGGATCCCGGCGCCGCACACTGCTGTTCGCCCGCGCCGACCAGCTCGGGCATTTCGTCTCCAGCCTGGTGTACCTGCCGCGCGACCGCTACACCACCGCCGTGCGCCTCGAGATGCAGGATATCCTGGTCCGCGAGTTCGGTGGCACCGGCATCGAATACTCCGCGCGGGTCAGCGAATCACCCTGGGCGCTGGTGCATTTCACCGTCAAGCTGCCGCAGGGTACCCGGCCCCGGGACGTCGACGTCTCCCCGGAGAACAAGACCCGCATCCAGGGCTTGCTGACCCAGGCGGCGCGCACCTGGGGGGACCGCTTCCTGGGTGCGGCCGTCGGCGACGCCATCGACCAGAGCACCGCCGAGCATTACGCCACCGCGCTGCCCGAGTCCTACCGCCAGGCCGTCAGCCCGGTCGACGCGCTGGCCGACATCGGCATCATCGAAGGCCTGGCCGACGGTGGCGTGCAGCTGATCTTCGCCGGTGACACCGAAACCCGGATCCACCGGCTGACCTGGTATCTGGGCGGCCGTTCGGCGTCGCTGTCCGAACTGCTGCCCATGCTGCAGTCCATGGGCGTGGTCGTCCTCGACGAGCGGCCGTTCTCGGTAACCCGCCCCGACGGGCTGCAGGTGTGGATCTATCAGTTCCGCATCTCGCCGCACCCCACCGTCCCGCCCGCCGAGGCCGACGAGATCGACGACGTCGCACAGCGCTTCGCCGACACGGTGACCGCGATCTGGAAGGGCTCAGTCGAGATCGACCGGTTCAACGAGCTGGTGCTGCGCGCGGGGCTGACCTGGCAGCAGGTGGTCGTCCTCCGCAGCTACGCAAAGTACCTGCGGCAGGCGGGTTTTCCCTATAGCCAGGCGCACATCGAGTCGGTGATGAACGACAACGCGCACACCGCGCGGTCGCTGATCGAACTCTACGAGGCGGTCTTCGATCCCGCCCTGGGCGAAAGTGCGGCCGAAAGCGGTCGTTCGCAGGCCGCGCAGGCCGCGGCCGCGGCGGTGGCCGCCGACATCGATGCCCTGGTCAGCCTGGACACCGACCGGGTGCTGCGCGCCTTCGCCTCGCTGATCCAGGCGACGCTGCGCACCAACTACTTCGTCACCGCCGACGGCTCGGCGCGCGGCCAGGGGGTGCTGGCCACCAAGCTCAACCCCGGGCTGATCGACGAATTGCCGTTGCCGCGGCCCAAATTCGAGATCTTCGTCTACTCGCCGCGCGTCGAGGGTGTGCACCTGCGGTTCGGCGCGGTCGCGCGCGGCGGTCTGCGGTGGTCGGATCGCCGCGAGGACTTCCGCACCGAGGTGCTGGGCCTGGTGAAAGCGCAGGCGGTCAAGAACGCCGTCATCGTCCCGGTGGGCGCCAAGGGCGGCTTCGTCGTCAAGCAGCCGGCGCTGCCCACCGGCGACGCGGCCGCCGACCGCGAGGCCACCCGCGCCGAGGGCGTCGCCTGCTACCGGTTGTTCATCGGCGGCCTGCTGGACCTGACCGACAACGTCGACACCACCAGCGGCGCGGTGCTCCCGCCCCCGCAGGTGGTGCGCCGCGACGGCGACGACGCCTACCTGGTGGTCGCCGCCGACAAGGGCACCGCGACGTTCTCCGATATCGCCAACGAGGTCGCCGGATCCTATGGCTTCTGGCTCGGTGACGCGTTCGCCTCCGGCGGTTCGGTCGGCTACGACCACAAGGCGATGGGCATCACGGCCAAGGGGGCGTGGGAGAGCGTCAAGCGGCACTTCCGGGAACTCGGCGTCGACACCCAGGCCCAGGACTTCACCGTCGTCGGCATCGGCGACATGAGCGGCGACGTGTTCGGCAACGGCATGCTGCTCTCGCCGCACATCCGGCTGGTGGCCGCGTTCAACCACCTGCACATCTTCGTCGACCCGCAACCGGATGCGGCCCGGTCCTGGGAGGAGCGCAAGCGACTGTTCGAGCTGCCGCGGTCCACTTGGGACGACTACGACAAGTCGCTGATCTCCGCCGGGGGCGGCGTCTTCAGCCGGCAGCAGAAGTCGATCCCGATCAGCGCGGAAATCCGCACCGCCCTGGGCCTTTCCGACGACGTCACCGAGATGACGCCGCCGGCTCTGGTCAAGGCCGTCCTCAAGGCGCCGGTGGACCTGCTGTGGAACGGCGGGATCGGCACCTACATCAAGGCCGAGGCCGAATCCGACGCCGAGGTCGGCGACCGCACCAACGACCCGCTACGGGTCAACGCAAATCAGGTGCGCGCCAAGGTGATCGGCGAGGGCGGCAACCTGGGTGTGACGCCACGCGGGCGGGTGGAGTTCGACCTGTGCGGGGGCCGGATCAACACCGACGCCCTGGACAACTCGGCCGGCGTGGACTGCTCGGATCACGAGGTGAACATCAAGATCCTGGTCGACTCGCTGGTCACCCAGGACAAGGTGCGCCCGGACCAGCGCTCGGAACTGTTGGAATCGATGACCGACGAGGTCGGGGCGCTGGTGCTCGCGGACAACGCCGCCCAGAACGACCTGATGGGCACCAGCCGCACCAACGCCGCCAGCCTGCTCAACGTGCACGCCCGCCAGATCAAGGAACTCGAGGACACCGCCGGACTCAACCGTGAACTCGAGGTGCTACCGGCCGACAAGGAGATCCACCGCCGCACCGAGGCCGGGATGGGCTTGACCTCACCGGAACTCGCGACGTTGATGGCGCACGTGAAACTGGCGCTCAAGGACCAGGTCCTGGCCTGCGAGCTGCCCGATCAGGACGTGTTCGCCGCGCGGTTGCCGGCCTACTTCCCGGCGCAACTGCGGGACCGCTTCGTCCCGGAGATCCGGCACCATCAACTGCGCCGCGAGATCGTCACGACCATGCTGGTCAACGACGTCGTCGACACCGCCGGCATCAGCTTCGCCTACCGGGTCACCGAGGACACCGGCGTCAGCTACGTCGACGCGGTGCGCAGCTACGTCGCCACCGACGCCATCTTCGGGATCGGTGACACGTGGCGGCGTATCCGTTCCACTGCGCTGGAAACCCGGATGCCCGTGGAGGTTTCCGACCGGATGACGCTGGACCTGCGGCGGCTCATCGACCGGTCGTGCCGGTGGTTGCTCAACAACCGGCCGCAACCGCTCGCCGTCGGCGCCGAGATCAACCGGTTCGGCGCCAAGGTGGCCGCGTTGCGCCCGCAGATGCCCAAGTGGCTGCGCGGGGACGACCGCGCGATCGTGGCCAAGGAGGCCGGCGAGTTCACCGATCAGGGCGCCCCCGAGGACCTGGCCTACCTGGTGGCCACCGGGCTCTACCAGTACAGCCTGCTCGACATCATCGACGTGGCCGACATCGCCGACCGCGACGAGGCCGAGGTGGCCGACACCTACTTCGCGTTGATGGACGCGCTCGGTGCCGACGGTCTGCTGACGGCGGTGTCGGGGCTGGCGCGCGATGACCGGTGGCACGCGTTGGCGCGCTTGGCGATTCGTGACGACCTCTACAGCTCGTTGCGGCTGCTGACGCTGGACGTGCTGGCCGTCGGGGAACCGGAGGAAACCGGCGAGGAGAAGATCGCCGAGTGGCAGCAGACCAATGCGTCGCGGCTGGAGCGGGCCCGTCGTACCCTGACCGAGCTGCGTGCCCACGAGTCGCACGACCTGGCGACCCTGTCGGTGGCCGCGCGCCAGATCCGTAATATGACCCGAGCAAGTGGAACAGGAGCTTCCGGATAA
- a CDS encoding DUF5130 family protein: MASGEHGTQVVPVDPDSLPFGWAITSSGRLSGVVEPGEISQYDPFSIKELVEVDEALKWGSRASKARFAVYLGDLGPDPAAEARKLLARVPTPNDAVLLAVSPNQKAIEVVYGEGVRGRGAEAAAPLGVAAAASSFKEGNLIDGLVSAIRVLSAGISRP; this comes from the coding sequence GTGGCAAGTGGTGAGCATGGCACGCAGGTGGTGCCGGTAGATCCGGATTCGCTGCCGTTCGGCTGGGCGATCACATCCAGCGGTCGGCTCTCCGGCGTCGTCGAACCGGGCGAGATCTCGCAGTACGACCCGTTCTCGATCAAGGAACTCGTCGAGGTCGACGAGGCGCTGAAGTGGGGCTCGCGGGCGTCGAAGGCCCGGTTCGCGGTCTACCTCGGTGACCTCGGTCCCGACCCGGCCGCCGAGGCCCGCAAGCTGCTGGCCCGGGTGCCCACCCCCAACGACGCGGTGCTGCTCGCCGTCTCGCCCAACCAGAAGGCCATCGAGGTCGTCTATGGCGAGGGTGTGCGGGGTCGCGGCGCGGAAGCCGCGGCGCCGCTGGGCGTGGCCGCGGCCGCGTCGTCGTTCAAGGAAGGCAACCTGATCGACGGCCTGGTGAGCGCGATCCGCGTCCTCAGCGCCGGCATCTCCCGCCCCTAG
- a CDS encoding globin — MGEVDQTQSFYDAVGGHRTFDAIVSRFYQLVREDEILRPLYPEDDFEGAENRLRMFLEQYWGGPRTYSDQRGHPRLRMRHVPYRIGFIERDAWLRCMRTAIAEIDSVTLDDAHRRELLDYLEMAAEAMVNAPF, encoded by the coding sequence ATGGGAGAGGTGGACCAAACACAGTCGTTCTATGACGCCGTCGGCGGCCACCGCACCTTCGACGCCATCGTCTCGCGGTTCTATCAGCTGGTGCGCGAGGACGAGATCCTGCGCCCGCTCTACCCGGAGGACGATTTCGAGGGCGCCGAGAACCGGCTACGGATGTTCCTCGAGCAGTACTGGGGCGGGCCGCGCACCTACTCCGATCAACGCGGGCATCCGCGGCTACGGATGCGGCACGTCCCGTACCGGATCGGCTTCATCGAACGCGACGCGTGGCTGCGGTGCATGCGCACCGCCATCGCCGAGATCGATTCCGTGACGCTGGACGACGCGCACCGCCGGGAACTGCTGGACTACCTGGAGATGGCCGCCGAGGCCATGGTGAACGCCCCGTTCTGA